From Passer domesticus isolate bPasDom1 chromosome 5, bPasDom1.hap1, whole genome shotgun sequence, the proteins below share one genomic window:
- the DENND11 gene encoding DENN domain-containing protein 11 has protein sequence MVERSDEAPLLFWAEGPAVSAPPPAAEPGSSSSGGGGRRLGGGWSAAPWDGEGPAEAAGPQRAEAEEDQIVAVFVVTFDPRTGNMVEWCLPQDIDLEGVEFKSMASGSHKIQSDFIYFRKGLCFGLACFANMPVESELERGARMKSVGILSPSYTLLYRYMHFLENQVRHQLEMPGHYSHLEAFYDDKKGVLPDSKGTPSSQQPVHWLPSIHRYMYPEMKITHPAGCMSQFIKFFGEQILVLWKFALLRKRILIFSPPPVGVVCYRVYCCCCLANVSLPGLGGTVPESKPFFYVNVADIEMLETEVSYVACTTEKIFEQKRDLYDVYVDNQNVKTHHEHLQPLLKINNADKEKYRRLNDQRQMLMYSQEVGEDCSSCEEDLFILFFMEQNNRIFQTLMEVSASQDKTLTADHARGMGLDPQGDRSFLMDLLEVYGIDVMLVIDNPCCT, from the exons atgGTGGAGCGCTCGGACGAGGCGCCGCTGCTGTTCTGGGCCGAGGGCCCCGCCGTGtcggcgccgccgcccgcggccgagccgggcagcagcagcagcggcggcggcgggcggcggctcGGCGGCGGCTGGAGCGCGGCTCCGTGGGACGGCGAGGGGccggcggaggcggcggggccgcaGCGGGCCGAGGCGGAGGAGGACCAGATCGTGGCCGTCTTCGTGGTCACCTTCGACCCCCGCACGG GCAACATGGTGGAATGGTGTTTACCCCAAGATATAGATTTGGAAGGTGTGGAATTCAAATCCATGGCAAGCGGGTCCCACAAAATCCAGTCAGATTTCAT TTATTTCCGGAAAGGGCTCTGCTTTGGCCTGGCCTGCTTTGCCAACATGCCTGTGGAGAGTGAGTTAGAGCGTGGTGCCCGCATGAAGTCTGTGGGCATCCTCTCCCCTTCCTACACACTGCTGTATAGGTACATGCACTTCCTGGAGAACCAGGTCAG acACCAGCTGGAAATGCCAGGACACTACTCCCATCTAGAGGCATTCTATGATGACAAGAAAGGCGTTCTCCCTGATAGCAagggcacccccagctctcagcAACCTGTCCACTGGCTGCCTTCTATCCACAGATACATGTACCCAGAGATGAAG ATCACACACCCTGCTGGCTGTATGTCTCAGTTCATCAAATTCTTTGGTGAGCAGATCCTTGTCCTCTGGAAGTTTGCCCTGCTGCGCAAGCGCATACTGATATTTTCACCACCCCCAGTTGGAGTTGTCTGCTATAGAG TGTATTGCTGCTGTTGCCTTGCAAATGTTTCTCTGCCTGGTCTTGGAGGAACTGTCCCAGAGTCCAAACCATTCTTCTATGTGAATGTGGCAGACATAGAAATGCTGGAGACAGAAGTATCATATGTGGCCT GTACAACAGAAAAGATCTTTGAGCAGAAACGGGATCTCTATGATGTCTATGTGGACAACCAGAATGTGAAGACGCATCACGAACATCTGCAACCGCTCCTGAAAATTAACAATGCTGACAAGGAGAAGTACCGACGGCTCAATGACCAAAG GCAGATGTTAATGTATTCTCAAGAAGTGGGTGAGGACTGCAGCTCCTGTGAAGAGGACCTTTTTATCTT GTTTTTCATGGAGCAGAACAACCGCATATTCCAGACGCTGATGGAGGTGTCAGCCAGCCAGGATAAGACACTGACAGCTGACCACGCACGAGGCATGGGTCTGGATCCCCAAGGGGATCGAAGTTTCCTTATGGACCTCCTGGAAGTGTATGGCATTGATGTTATGCTAGTCATTGACAACCCCTGCTGCACTTAA